From the Candidatus Thiopontia autotrophica genome, one window contains:
- the nuoK gene encoding NADH-quinone oxidoreductase subunit NuoK → MIELSDFLILGALLFTLSMAGIFINRKNVLILLMAIELMLLSVNMNFVAFSHYLGDTAGQVFVFFILTVAAAEAAIGLAILVLLFRNRRTINVDDLDELRG, encoded by the coding sequence ATGATTGAACTTTCTGACTTCCTGATCCTCGGCGCACTGCTCTTTACCCTGAGCATGGCAGGTATCTTTATCAACAGGAAGAATGTCCTCATCCTGCTGATGGCGATCGAGCTGATGCTGCTCTCGGTTAACATGAATTTTGTAGCCTTTTCCCACTATCTTGGAGATACAGCGGGACAGGTCTTTGTCTTCTTTATATTGACTGTGGCTGCTGCAGAGGCGGCTATTGGGTTGGCAATTCTGGTATTGCTGTTCCGTAATCGTCGAACCATCAATGTCGATGATCTTGATGAGTTGAGGGGGTAG
- a CDS encoding NADH-quinone oxidoreductase subunit J, protein MTALLFYLFSAILLFAAFRVITAKSAVHAAIFLILAFFTTSALWLLLEAEFLAITLVLVYVGAVMVLFLFVVMMLDMNMEPLREGFTRYLPAGILVAVTIVFEMGIVLGGRYFSSENFPAPVPHGADYSNTKELGEQLYTTHLYSFEVAAAILLIAIVAAIGLTFRRRGESKKQNIPDQHRVNRSDRVRLLDIPSATKFSSEQESES, encoded by the coding sequence ATGACTGCTCTCCTTTTCTATCTCTTTAGTGCAATTCTACTTTTCGCAGCCTTCCGTGTTATTACCGCAAAGAGCGCTGTCCATGCGGCAATCTTCCTGATTCTTGCATTCTTTACCACCTCAGCCCTCTGGCTGTTGCTGGAGGCCGAGTTCCTCGCCATCACCCTGGTGCTGGTCTATGTGGGTGCAGTGATGGTGCTCTTCCTTTTTGTGGTGATGATGCTCGACATGAACATGGAGCCGCTCCGCGAGGGCTTCACCCGTTACCTGCCAGCCGGGATACTGGTTGCTGTAACTATTGTCTTCGAGATGGGGATAGTTCTGGGGGGGCGCTACTTCAGTAGTGAGAATTTCCCTGCCCCGGTTCCACATGGGGCCGACTACAGTAATACCAAAGAGTTGGGTGAGCAGCTCTATACAACACATCTATACTCTTTTGAGGTGGCAGCAGCCATTCTGCTGATTGCGATTGTGGCGGCCATCGGCCTCACATTCCGGCGTCGGGGGGAGAGCAAAAAGCAGAATATTCCAGATCAGCATCGCGTTAATCGCAGCGATCGCGTACGTCTGCTTGATATCCCATCCGCAACGAAGTTCTCATCAGAACAGGAGAGCGAGTCATGA
- the nuoI gene encoding NADH-quinone oxidoreductase subunit NuoI, translating to MDKLIKIIKTWTFWELFQGMNVTGRNLFKKKFTLNYPEEKAPQSPRFRGLHALRRYPDGEERCIACKLCEAVCPAMAITIEAAPRDEDAPESNRPEQPKVGNRPEQPKVGNGAGRSRNYGNRRTTKYEIDLFKCIFCGYCEEACPVEAIVETRIYEYSFEERGENVMTKEALLRIGDEQEPQLTADLEIDGRYR from the coding sequence ATGGATAAGCTGATTAAGATCATCAAGACATGGACATTCTGGGAGCTCTTCCAGGGCATGAATGTTACTGGAAGAAATCTCTTCAAGAAAAAGTTTACCCTCAACTATCCAGAGGAGAAGGCTCCGCAGTCCCCACGTTTCCGTGGCCTGCACGCCCTGCGCCGCTACCCGGATGGCGAGGAGCGCTGTATCGCCTGTAAGCTCTGCGAGGCAGTATGTCCTGCGATGGCAATTACTATCGAGGCGGCACCGCGAGATGAGGATGCACCTGAGAGTAATCGCCCCGAACAGCCGAAGGTTGGTAACCGCCCCGAACAGCCGAAGGTTGGTAATGGTGCTGGCAGATCAAGAAACTACGGCAATCGCAGAACAACAAAATATGAGATTGATCTATTTAAATGCATCTTCTGTGGTTACTGTGAAGAGGCCTGCCCTGTTGAGGCAATTGTAGAGACAAGAATTTATGAATACAGTTTTGAGGAGCGTGGCGAGAATGTCATGACCAAGGAGGCACTGTTGAGGATTGGGGATGAACAGGAGCCACAACTGACGGCTGATCTTGAAATTGATGGGAGATACAGATAA
- the nuoH gene encoding NADH-quinone oxidoreductase subunit NuoH, protein MFGLPDEVITVLWTLIKIVAIVAPLMISVAYLTYAERKIIGYMQVRVGPNRVGPKGWLQPIADALKLMFKEIILPTGANKALFVVAPVLSIAPALAAWAVIPFDDGMVLSNLDAGLLYILALTSVGVYGVIIAGWASNSKYAFLGALRSAAQVVSYEIAMGFALVGVLMAAGSLNLGDIVRAQEGTLLDWYWLPLLPLFVVYFLSGVAETNRAPFDVAEGESEIVAGFHVEYSGMTFAIFFLAEYANMILIAALASILFLGGWLSPFAGVPLLGEMTAWVPGLFWLLMKMSIFLFLFLWFRATFPRYRYDQLMRLGWKVFLPVTIFWLFVEGVAIYAEIGPWFDGVLGA, encoded by the coding sequence ATGTTTGGACTGCCAGATGAGGTGATCACTGTGCTCTGGACCTTGATCAAGATTGTTGCCATTGTGGCTCCGCTGATGATTAGTGTTGCCTATCTCACTTATGCAGAACGGAAAATCATTGGTTATATGCAGGTTCGTGTTGGACCAAACCGGGTTGGTCCAAAAGGGTGGTTGCAACCGATTGCCGATGCACTGAAATTGATGTTCAAGGAGATTATCCTCCCAACTGGTGCAAACAAGGCCCTGTTTGTAGTGGCACCAGTGCTCTCTATTGCACCAGCACTGGCTGCCTGGGCGGTAATTCCGTTTGATGATGGAATGGTGCTGTCAAATCTTGATGCTGGTCTGTTATATATTCTGGCCCTTACCTCAGTTGGAGTTTATGGTGTAATTATTGCCGGATGGGCCTCCAACTCGAAGTATGCATTCCTCGGGGCGCTGCGCTCGGCGGCTCAGGTGGTCTCCTATGAGATTGCAATGGGATTTGCGCTGGTTGGTGTACTGATGGCTGCTGGCAGCCTCAATCTTGGCGATATTGTTCGTGCTCAAGAAGGTACTCTTCTTGATTGGTACTGGTTACCTCTGCTACCGCTCTTTGTGGTCTATTTTCTCTCCGGGGTTGCAGAGACAAATCGTGCACCGTTTGATGTTGCGGAAGGTGAGTCCGAGATCGTGGCAGGTTTCCATGTGGAGTATTCAGGCATGACCTTTGCGATCTTCTTCCTCGCTGAGTATGCCAATATGATTCTGATTGCAGCATTGGCAAGTATCCTCTTCCTTGGTGGGTGGCTCTCACCATTTGCAGGTGTTCCTCTGTTGGGTGAGATGACAGCGTGGGTTCCTGGACTATTCTGGTTGTTGATGAAGATGTCGATCTTCCTCTTCCTTTTCCTATGGTTTAGAGCAACGTTCCCCCGTTACCGCTATGACCAGCTAATGCGTCTTGGGTGGAAGGTATTTTTACCGGTGACAATCTTCTGGCTGTTTGTGGAAGGCGTGGCTATTTATGCGGAAATTGGCCCTTGGTTTGATGGTGTGTTGGGAGCTTGA